A single genomic interval of uncultured Desulfobacter sp. harbors:
- a CDS encoding phage tail tape measure protein, translated as MGDVEKTVKILFQGDDETGSAVKSIKKSLDGLEDAARNVGSGLEDIGAPFADAVEDVALLEAAILAIAAAGLKARSDLEGEAHKMGDALGFPTEKAEEFEGVAKRVYSSGFGGDLKESFEAVTFAAQKFKDETSDSIESIVTDANKIKDTFSIDVAESITTVKQLTDDYGISSKAAFNGIVYALQNGANSSGDLLDSIKEYGPIFAANGADADYLFSVLISGFKEGIAGTDAAGDAFKEFGDKILSNSAATQEALSSLGINAEELNSKLASGEITVAQAFEKIKTKIAETEDQTIQFQAGAELMGEPFIKLGIDAVSAIRTTSISLDDLAGKIDSIKPDEKLGVKFESMMKTIQTVVTSDDVWAGIESDLGEIFDGFKENFVKAWESLDSSDFDGLLKSFDDLMGSVSEMFGSADIDLTTVEGIKSAIQDVIDTVKSINNVSSGIVDFVSPIVSAVSDLIRWFNELNPETQELAGYIAAFGAALGTVGTVLAAGGAVLGGISSLVGAFSSGGLLYAAISGIIALLTGPLGLGVAVGAIGATALKLSFDTDEIDKSTEALEKEIKVLEDFNKQLNELPLDVSTVEIYAALDTGDYDEAQRLIDEAVAHERTIQVDAEVSQDEFNAMVENVNNGLTLELEVDTEPATKELTYWTETEGEVTIQVPVTAEGVDEVKKKVDELPTEKQLEIMIQGDIDKELASIKSNAETAQTAFEWTAKVDIAQAEAAAQEITAAFTTIGDQALAAGSIFNAAFGGAESSSYQARNEALKILESEREIMEQNFELQKKLTEAEVKYMEARTKALESGDVAINISSDGLEPALEMVMWEIIKKVQVKANEEAADFLLGIV; from the coding sequence ATGGGCGATGTTGAAAAAACCGTAAAGATCCTTTTTCAGGGTGATGATGAAACCGGTTCAGCCGTAAAATCCATAAAAAAGAGTTTGGATGGCCTTGAAGACGCTGCCCGGAATGTTGGGTCAGGGCTTGAAGATATCGGAGCGCCATTTGCGGATGCTGTTGAAGACGTCGCTTTGCTTGAGGCGGCTATTCTTGCCATTGCCGCTGCGGGGTTAAAAGCTCGGTCTGACCTTGAGGGAGAGGCTCATAAAATGGGTGATGCCCTTGGATTTCCGACGGAAAAAGCCGAGGAGTTTGAGGGGGTTGCCAAACGGGTGTATTCATCCGGGTTCGGCGGGGATTTGAAGGAGTCTTTTGAGGCTGTTACCTTTGCGGCCCAAAAGTTTAAAGATGAAACGTCGGACAGTATTGAATCTATCGTAACTGATGCCAATAAGATCAAGGATACGTTTAGTATTGACGTAGCAGAAAGTATAACCACAGTTAAGCAATTAACTGATGATTATGGGATTTCATCAAAAGCAGCGTTCAATGGTATTGTTTACGCATTGCAGAACGGGGCAAATAGTTCTGGTGATTTGTTAGATTCAATAAAAGAGTATGGTCCGATCTTTGCTGCAAATGGTGCCGATGCAGACTATCTTTTTTCAGTTCTAATCTCTGGATTTAAAGAAGGCATTGCAGGAACTGATGCAGCTGGCGACGCATTTAAAGAGTTTGGTGACAAAATTTTGAGTAATTCAGCAGCAACTCAAGAGGCTTTAAGCAGCCTGGGCATAAATGCTGAAGAATTGAATAGTAAACTGGCGTCAGGCGAAATAACTGTCGCACAAGCTTTTGAAAAGATAAAAACAAAAATAGCAGAAACAGAAGATCAAACGATTCAATTTCAAGCAGGCGCTGAATTGATGGGAGAGCCATTTATAAAGCTCGGCATTGACGCGGTATCAGCTATAAGAACAACTTCAATTAGTCTTGATGACCTTGCCGGTAAAATAGATTCCATAAAACCTGATGAAAAATTGGGTGTGAAATTTGAATCAATGATGAAGACCATTCAAACGGTGGTCACATCAGATGACGTGTGGGCAGGCATTGAAAGTGATTTAGGAGAGATATTTGACGGATTCAAGGAAAATTTTGTTAAGGCCTGGGAGAGCCTGGACAGTTCTGATTTTGACGGCCTTTTAAAGTCTTTTGATGATTTGATGGGGTCTGTGTCTGAGATGTTTGGTTCTGCAGATATTGATCTCACTACGGTTGAGGGAATTAAATCCGCAATACAGGATGTGATTGACACGGTGAAGAGCATCAATAACGTGTCTTCAGGTATCGTTGATTTTGTATCTCCAATCGTGTCTGCGGTATCAGATCTGATACGATGGTTTAATGAACTTAACCCGGAAACGCAGGAGCTTGCCGGGTATATAGCAGCGTTTGGGGCTGCGTTGGGCACCGTAGGTACGGTATTGGCTGCTGGTGGTGCTGTTTTAGGTGGTATATCCTCATTGGTTGGTGCGTTTTCTTCTGGTGGACTGTTATATGCTGCTATTTCTGGCATTATCGCTCTCCTCACCGGGCCATTAGGCTTGGGAGTTGCCGTCGGTGCAATTGGTGCGACGGCCTTAAAATTAAGTTTTGATACTGACGAAATTGATAAGTCCACTGAGGCCCTCGAAAAAGAAATCAAAGTTCTTGAGGACTTCAACAAGCAACTCAACGAACTACCACTCGATGTATCAACCGTCGAAATCTACGCTGCCCTGGATACTGGAGACTATGACGAAGCACAGCGCCTAATTGACGAAGCGGTTGCACATGAAAGAACAATCCAAGTGGATGCGGAAGTCAGCCAGGACGAGTTCAACGCTATGGTTGAAAACGTAAATAATGGATTGACTTTGGAGCTAGAAGTAGACACTGAGCCGGCAACTAAAGAGCTCACTTACTGGACAGAAACTGAAGGCGAAGTCACGATACAAGTCCCAGTTACGGCCGAAGGCGTTGACGAAGTTAAGAAAAAAGTCGATGAACTGCCGACCGAAAAACAGCTCGAAATAATGATCCAGGGCGATATCGACAAAGAGTTGGCCTCAATCAAGTCGAATGCCGAAACAGCACAAACCGCATTTGAGTGGACCGCTAAAGTGGATATTGCACAAGCAGAGGCAGCCGCTCAAGAAATAACAGCTGCTTTTACGACAATTGGAGATCAAGCCTTGGCTGCTGGATCTATTTTTAATGCGGCATTCGGAGGAGCCGAATCGTCAAGCTATCAAGCCAGAAACGAAGCCTTGAAGATATTGGAGTCTGAAAGAGAGATAATGGAGCAGAATTTTGAACTCCAGAAAAAACTGACTGAAGCAGAGGTAAAATATATGGAGGCCAGGACAAAGGCGCTTGAATCTGGTGATGTGGCAATTAATATCTCATCTGATGGGCTTGAGCCGGCGCTGGAAATGGTGATGTGGGAGATAATCAAAAAGGTGCAGGTTAAGGCAAATGAAGAGGCGGCAGATTTTCTGCTGGGGATCGTATGA
- a CDS encoding transposase family protein has translation MSKPSRRPNREEIKAQNKQYKKAQRQLLQDEKAKGLQKSSRVTISNCKCRFESIEQEGRIRNETVAEHLSIFRSKLPVLLKRLAKIHDPRNPKKIKHKVSTLMIYGILTFVFQMTSCRQANREMTQPMFWQNLQFFFPELETLPHHDTLKRLLAKININQIEELHLDLITDLIRKKKFRRYLINNCYPIAIDGTGKFKRDWLWEEQCQERTIKKDDETKKQYHVYVLEANLAFRDGMTIPLMSEILSYTQGDTDNDKQDCELKAFYRLASRLKKAFPALKIMVLLDGLYAKGPVAEICRKNKWQFMIVLKDGALPSVMKEFEALSALEKEKLHRHTWGNRKQIFRWVNGIDYRFESNDKKSQILHVVECQESWKEVDRDSRKPEEKNSRHVWLSSEPLNRFNLHERCNLAARSRWCIESCILVEKHHGYVYENCFSYDWNVMKGYHVLMRLGHVFNTLARYSDRLARIIKDTGVRGLIRFMWSTMSAPWLDYTWLEKHLAAPFQLRLM, from the coding sequence ATGAGCAAACCAAGCCGAAGACCCAATCGTGAGGAGATCAAAGCCCAAAATAAGCAGTACAAAAAAGCACAAAGACAGTTGCTTCAGGATGAAAAGGCAAAGGGATTGCAGAAATCTTCTCGTGTTACAATTTCCAATTGTAAGTGTCGATTTGAAAGCATTGAGCAGGAGGGTCGCATTCGCAATGAGACTGTGGCAGAGCACCTGAGTATTTTTCGGTCCAAATTGCCTGTTTTGCTCAAGCGTCTTGCCAAAATTCATGACCCACGAAACCCCAAAAAGATAAAGCATAAAGTATCCACGCTCATGATTTATGGGATACTGACCTTTGTGTTTCAGATGACTTCTTGCCGCCAAGCCAACAGAGAAATGACTCAGCCAATGTTCTGGCAGAATCTTCAATTTTTTTTCCCGGAGCTTGAAACCCTTCCCCACCATGACACATTGAAGCGTCTATTAGCCAAGATAAACATCAATCAAATCGAAGAGCTCCATCTTGATCTGATCACAGATTTGATCCGGAAAAAGAAATTTCGACGATACCTGATCAATAACTGTTACCCAATTGCCATTGATGGTACCGGCAAATTCAAACGCGACTGGCTCTGGGAAGAACAGTGCCAGGAGCGTACTATCAAAAAAGATGATGAAACCAAGAAGCAGTATCATGTTTATGTTCTGGAAGCTAATCTTGCGTTTCGCGATGGAATGACCATTCCGCTAATGAGTGAAATATTGAGCTACACCCAGGGAGATACCGACAATGATAAACAGGATTGTGAACTCAAGGCATTTTACCGGTTGGCCTCTCGTTTGAAGAAGGCATTTCCAGCGTTGAAAATCATGGTGCTTTTGGATGGGCTTTATGCAAAGGGGCCTGTGGCAGAAATTTGCCGCAAAAACAAATGGCAATTCATGATCGTATTAAAAGATGGTGCCTTGCCCAGCGTAATGAAAGAATTTGAAGCTCTTTCGGCACTTGAAAAAGAAAAACTGCACCGGCACACATGGGGTAACCGGAAGCAGATTTTTAGATGGGTTAATGGCATCGACTACCGGTTTGAGTCAAACGATAAGAAAAGCCAGATCCTGCACGTCGTTGAGTGCCAGGAGAGTTGGAAGGAAGTTGACCGGGATAGCAGGAAACCGGAAGAAAAAAACAGTCGCCATGTGTGGCTTTCCAGCGAACCTCTGAATAGATTCAATCTTCACGAACGGTGCAACCTGGCCGCCCGATCCCGTTGGTGCATCGAAAGCTGTATTCTTGTTGAAAAACATCATGGATATGTATACGAGAACTGTTTCTCGTATGACTGGAACGTCATGAAAGGATATCATGTCCTGATGCGCCTGGGACATGTGTTCAACACTTTGGCTCGATATTCAGATCGGCTTGCCAGAATTATTAAAGATACCGGCGTAAGGGGCTTGATCCGTTTTATGTGGAGTACTATGTCCGCTCCCTGGTTGGATTATACGTGGCTGGAAAAACATTTGGCAGCCCCCTTTCAACTGCGACTGATGTGA
- a CDS encoding Druantia anti-phage system protein DruA, translating to MIIHCGRKISSKELMQICETVKTFSRLSRNELVHTVCEHLGWYTASGRNKFEACLKLLQRLEAEDFIQLPEKGKGKRGPKNPKELIPTDRTRPQKELDGKLSDIGPVFLRIAQTKDEVSLVNEYLHRYHYLGYKKPFGCHLRYLIKAQDLILGCMLFGGAAKALKQRDQWIGWNAEERLRNLGFVINNGRFLIFPWVNVRHLASHILGKAVRGLLQDWEARWGYRPALLETFVDPQRFEGTCYRAANFRYLGMTSGVGLVRPGKSYTTSPKKLFVYPLVDNFRQVLCSQELIGTEVK from the coding sequence GTGATAATCCACTGTGGCCGTAAGATTAGCAGTAAGGAACTGATGCAGATTTGTGAGACGGTTAAGACTTTTTCACGACTGAGTCGAAATGAGTTGGTGCATACAGTATGTGAGCATCTGGGTTGGTATACCGCTTCAGGTAGAAATAAGTTCGAGGCCTGCCTGAAATTGCTTCAGCGTTTGGAAGCAGAAGATTTCATACAACTGCCTGAAAAAGGTAAAGGCAAGAGAGGACCGAAAAATCCCAAAGAGCTTATACCAACAGACAGAACCCGTCCTCAAAAGGAATTGGATGGTAAACTTTCAGATATTGGCCCAGTCTTTTTGAGGATCGCACAGACCAAAGACGAGGTCTCACTGGTAAATGAATACCTTCATCGCTATCATTACCTAGGTTACAAAAAACCATTTGGGTGTCATCTACGCTATCTTATCAAGGCCCAAGATTTAATCTTGGGTTGCATGTTGTTTGGTGGGGCCGCCAAGGCCTTGAAACAGCGAGATCAATGGATCGGCTGGAATGCTGAAGAGCGATTAAGGAACCTGGGATTTGTTATAAATAACGGCCGCTTTCTAATTTTTCCCTGGGTCAACGTCAGGCACTTGGCAAGTCACATATTGGGCAAAGCTGTCAGAGGCCTGCTGCAAGATTGGGAGGCGCGCTGGGGGTACCGGCCGGCGTTGCTGGAGACCTTTGTCGATCCGCAACGCTTCGAAGGGACGTGTTACCGGGCTGCAAATTTCAGATACCTTGGCATGACCAGCGGAGTTGGACTTGTCCGGCCAGGTAAAAGCTACACGACCAGTCCCAAAAAACTCTTTGTTTATCCGCTGGTGGATAATTTCCGCCAGGTTTTATGTTCCCAGGAATTGATTGGCACGGAGGTTAAATGA
- a CDS encoding glycoside hydrolase family protein: MNSTELKNQLIEHEGLRLKPYKCTAGKLTIGCGRNIEDVGISYEEAMYMLQNDVNICINDLCGIFPAFGSYPENIQRVLTDMRFQLGSKGFRGFRMMIRAVKNQDWPDMIRQMKDSAWYGQTPNRANNLIRMVKAVA, translated from the coding sequence ATGAATAGCACGGAGTTAAAAAATCAACTTATTGAGCACGAGGGGTTGAGACTTAAACCGTATAAATGTACGGCAGGCAAGTTAACTATAGGATGTGGGCGCAATATTGAGGATGTCGGTATTTCATATGAAGAAGCCATGTATATGCTTCAGAATGATGTTAATATTTGCATCAATGATTTATGTGGGATCTTTCCGGCATTTGGTTCATACCCGGAAAATATACAGCGTGTTTTAACGGATATGCGGTTTCAATTGGGTTCGAAAGGGTTTAGGGGTTTCAGGATGATGATTCGTGCTGTGAAAAATCAGGACTGGCCGGATATGATCCGGCAGATGAAGGATTCTGCCTGGTATGGCCAGACGCCAAACCGGGCCAATAATTTAATCCGTATGGTGAAGGCGGTAGCGTAA
- a CDS encoding ISAzo13 family transposase, translated as MRRYYESLNERDRRRYAGMEALILGHGGQNYIAKILGCSRKTVRKGAVEVAKLPLRTVQELIGKVPDEHPKIRNAGGGRKPYWISNPEIDEQFLGALRDHTAGDPMDEKIRWTNLRAWEIVEALKDEHGIEVSRNVVRKLLKRHGYRLRKAQKRLSLRKSVPDRNEQFDNIVKLRSVYLKAGNPIISMDTKKKEHLGNFYRDGHLYTLEELKVYDHDFPSFAEGVVIPHSLYDLQLNIGYVQVGTSHDTSEFACDSFRHWWYDYGCKNYPNATSILVLCDGGGSNSSRHYLFKQDLQILADEIGIEIRIAHYPPYCSKYNPIEHRLFPHITRACQGVVFSSLKLVTDLISKTRTHKGLKVFVHVIEKAYQTGRKVCKNFKSTMRIVFDETLPKWNYCAVPKGF; from the coding sequence ATGCGCCGATATTATGAAAGCCTGAACGAACGAGATCGCCGGAGATATGCTGGTATGGAAGCCCTTATATTGGGACATGGCGGTCAAAATTATATTGCCAAAATTTTGGGATGCAGCAGGAAAACTGTGCGTAAAGGCGCAGTTGAAGTTGCAAAGTTGCCTTTGCGTACAGTACAAGAACTTATTGGCAAAGTACCGGATGAACACCCTAAAATACGTAATGCTGGGGGAGGACGGAAACCGTATTGGATTTCCAACCCGGAAATAGATGAGCAATTTCTGGGCGCATTGCGTGATCATACGGCAGGAGACCCAATGGATGAGAAAATTCGATGGACGAACCTGCGTGCATGGGAGATCGTCGAAGCCCTGAAAGATGAGCATGGCATTGAAGTGAGCCGAAATGTTGTCCGTAAACTGCTTAAAAGACATGGCTATCGCCTCCGCAAAGCACAAAAAAGACTATCCTTGAGAAAAAGTGTACCTGATCGGAATGAGCAATTCGATAATATTGTGAAACTCAGATCGGTGTATCTGAAGGCCGGTAATCCGATTATCAGTATGGATACCAAGAAAAAGGAGCATCTTGGCAATTTTTATCGGGACGGTCATCTTTATACGCTCGAAGAATTGAAGGTATATGATCATGATTTTCCAAGTTTTGCAGAAGGTGTGGTCATTCCCCACAGCCTGTATGATTTACAGCTCAATATCGGATATGTTCAGGTGGGGACGAGTCATGATACCAGTGAATTTGCATGCGACAGCTTCCGTCATTGGTGGTATGATTATGGCTGCAAAAATTACCCGAATGCAACGTCAATTTTAGTTTTGTGCGACGGCGGAGGCAGTAACAGCTCACGACATTACCTTTTTAAACAGGATCTTCAAATTTTGGCAGATGAGATCGGGATTGAAATTCGAATCGCTCACTATCCCCCGTATTGTTCGAAATACAACCCGATTGAACATCGTCTATTTCCCCACATAACACGTGCATGCCAGGGTGTCGTTTTTTCAAGTTTGAAGCTGGTTACAGATCTGATCTCTAAAACGCGAACCCACAAGGGGTTAAAGGTCTTCGTTCATGTCATTGAAAAGGCTTACCAAACCGGCAGAAAAGTCTGTAAAAACTTTAAATCAACAATGCGAATTGTATTCGATGAAACCTTGCCCAAGTGGAATTATTGTGCAGTTCCAAAAGGATTTTGA
- a CDS encoding Druantia anti-phage system protein DruA: protein MIIHCGRKISSKELMQICETVKTFSRLSRNELVHTVCEHLGWYTASGRNKFEACLKLLQRLEAEDFIQLPEKGKGKRGPKNPKELIPTDRTLPQKELNGKLSDIGPVFLRIAQTKDEVSLVNEYLHRYHYLGYKKPFGCHLRYLIKAQDLILGCMLFGGAAKALKQRDQWIGWNAEERLRNLGFVINNGRFLIFPWVNVRHLASHILGKAVRGLLQDWEARWGYRPALLETFVDPQRFEGTCYRAANFRYLGMTSGVGLVRPGKSYTTSPKKLFVYPLVDNFRQVLCSQELIGTEVK, encoded by the coding sequence GTGATAATCCACTGTGGCCGTAAGATTAGCAGTAAGGAACTGATGCAGATTTGTGAGACGGTTAAGACTTTTTCACGACTGAGTCGAAATGAGTTGGTGCATACAGTATGTGAGCATCTGGGTTGGTATACCGCTTCAGGTAGAAATAAGTTCGAGGCCTGCCTGAAATTGCTTCAGCGTTTGGAAGCAGAAGATTTCATACAACTGCCTGAAAAAGGTAAAGGCAAGAGAGGACCGAAAAATCCCAAAGAGCTTATACCAACAGACAGAACCCTTCCTCAAAAGGAATTGAATGGTAAACTTTCAGATATTGGCCCAGTCTTTCTGAGGATCGCACAGACCAAAGACGAGGTCTCACTGGTAAATGAATACCTTCATCGCTATCATTACCTAGGTTACAAAAAACCATTTGGGTGTCATCTACGCTATCTTATCAAGGCCCAAGATTTAATCTTGGGTTGCATGTTGTTTGGTGGGGCCGCCAAGGCCTTGAAACAGCGAGATCAATGGATCGGCTGGAATGCTGAAGAGCGATTAAGGAACCTGGGATTTGTTATAAATAACGGCCGCTTTTTAATTTTTCCCTGGGTCAACGTCAGGCACTTGGCAAGTCACATATTGGGCAAAGCTGTCAGAGGCCTGCTGCAAGATTGGGAGGCGCGCTGGGGGTACCGGCCGGCGTTGCTGGAGACCTTTGTCGATCCGCAACGCTTCGAAGGGACGTGTTACCGGGCTGCAAATTTCAGATACCTTGGCATGACCAGCGGAGTTGGACTTGTCCGGCCAGGTAAAAGCTACACGACCAGTCCCAAAAAACTCTTTGTTTATCCGCTGGTGGATAATTTCCGCCAGGTTTTATGTTCCCAGGAATTGATTGGCACGGAGGTTAAATGA
- the argS gene encoding arginine--tRNA ligase has translation MKTKIRTMVLDAARIAFEKGLLPSDQVPEFEVETPKHEGQGDFSTNFAMVSAKLQKMAPAKIAKSLVESMSDSTHTPLGSVLENVEVAGPGFINFFLSPGAWHPVVDQVLSQDASFGASVMGKGERVQVEFVSANPTGPLHVGHGRGAAVGDAVGNILSFAGFDVQKEYYINDSGRQIRTLGTSVWLRLQQMQGKTVDFPQDCYQGDYIRDIAQEVLDTRGKDLVDADEKQGIEICARFAADKILTGIRSDLDDFGVRFDNWFSEQSLYDSGRVQTAIENFKEKDLIYEKDGALWFRTENFGDEKDRVVVRNNGLTTYFASDIAYHDEKYERGFDRVIDVWGADHHGYIKRIDAAVVATGRKSEQFDVILVQLVNLLRDGNPVQMSTRAGEFVTLKDIVDEVGKDAARFMFLSRSYDSGLDFDLELAKRKSSDNPVYYVQYVHARITGILNKAKDEGLIDQTDFNVGINLEKLVVEEELKLIKQVAAFQEQVEKSAQTLHPHVIFTYLMTLAAAFHAYYNHHKVIMADKPLSLARLSLVLAVKKVIRNGLALLGVSAPERM, from the coding sequence ATGAAAACAAAAATTAGAACCATGGTCCTGGATGCGGCCCGTATTGCCTTTGAAAAGGGTCTGTTGCCTTCCGACCAGGTCCCTGAATTTGAGGTTGAAACCCCTAAACATGAAGGCCAGGGCGATTTTTCAACCAATTTTGCCATGGTGTCGGCAAAATTGCAGAAAATGGCGCCGGCAAAGATTGCCAAAAGTCTTGTTGAGTCCATGTCCGACAGTACCCACACCCCTTTAGGTTCGGTACTGGAAAACGTAGAGGTGGCAGGACCCGGATTTATTAATTTCTTTTTATCCCCCGGTGCCTGGCACCCGGTGGTAGACCAGGTATTGAGCCAGGACGCATCATTTGGCGCGTCTGTCATGGGCAAAGGCGAACGGGTCCAGGTGGAATTTGTATCGGCCAATCCCACAGGCCCCCTTCATGTGGGGCACGGCCGGGGGGCTGCTGTGGGAGATGCCGTTGGCAATATTCTTTCCTTTGCAGGGTTTGATGTGCAAAAGGAATATTATATTAATGACTCCGGCCGCCAGATTAGAACCCTTGGCACATCGGTATGGCTGCGGCTGCAGCAGATGCAGGGAAAAACAGTGGATTTTCCCCAGGACTGCTACCAGGGCGATTATATCCGCGACATTGCCCAGGAAGTGCTTGATACCCGGGGAAAAGACCTTGTTGATGCCGATGAAAAACAGGGCATTGAGATCTGCGCACGATTTGCCGCCGACAAGATTCTGACCGGTATCCGGTCTGATTTAGATGATTTCGGGGTTCGGTTTGACAACTGGTTCAGTGAGCAAAGCCTTTATGACTCGGGTCGGGTCCAAACGGCCATTGAAAATTTTAAAGAAAAAGATCTGATATACGAAAAAGACGGGGCCCTTTGGTTTCGCACGGAAAACTTCGGGGATGAAAAGGACCGGGTGGTGGTGCGCAACAACGGACTGACCACGTATTTTGCATCGGACATCGCCTACCATGATGAAAAATATGAGCGCGGGTTTGATCGTGTCATTGATGTCTGGGGGGCGGACCACCATGGATATATCAAACGTATTGATGCGGCCGTGGTGGCCACGGGACGAAAAAGTGAACAATTTGACGTGATCCTGGTCCAGTTGGTCAATTTGCTGCGGGACGGAAATCCCGTGCAGATGTCCACTCGGGCCGGAGAGTTTGTGACGCTTAAGGACATTGTGGACGAGGTGGGAAAAGATGCTGCACGGTTCATGTTTTTAAGCCGCAGTTATGATTCAGGTCTTGATTTTGATTTGGAACTGGCCAAACGGAAGAGTTCCGATAACCCTGTCTATTATGTGCAATACGTCCATGCCCGGATTACCGGAATTTTAAACAAGGCAAAGGACGAAGGCCTCATTGACCAGACGGATTTCAACGTCGGCATTAACCTTGAAAAACTTGTGGTCGAAGAGGAACTCAAGCTGATCAAACAGGTAGCAGCTTTCCAGGAGCAGGTGGAAAAAAGTGCACAAACCCTTCATCCCCATGTGATTTTTACCTATCTGATGACACTGGCTGCGGCCTTTCATGCCTATTACAACCACCATAAGGTTATCATGGCGGATAAACCACTGTCCCTGGCCAGGCTTTCCCTGGTTCTGGCGGTTAAAAAAGTGATCCGCAACGGGTTGGCCCTTTTAGGGGTGTCCGCCCCTGAGAGAATGTAG
- a CDS encoding SPOR domain-containing protein, with protein sequence MFVLGVFVGRGSSPVLFETRPFQERLGRIASELSAKLPVTQKVDLKFYDVLDEPASYPVKGKPDDSGEITPGPETGKTVSIKPAPYNPQAEEIPVKRSRKLATWNQAGQGESKNASPAPPPKKRVAVKTDTKAVEKQAVNQFASKVLKSKVQTGKQTTAVPKEIRPDNGKKPAPTPAHGAYTIQVASYKTLDDALAQMVILDKKGIAAYRASVKINGKTWYRVRVGTFADYKGARARLDKLAGSGVTGIVIKKE encoded by the coding sequence ATGTTTGTTCTCGGGGTGTTTGTGGGCCGAGGATCAAGTCCTGTCCTGTTTGAAACCCGGCCTTTCCAGGAACGCCTTGGCCGAATAGCCAGTGAGCTTTCTGCCAAACTGCCTGTAACGCAAAAGGTAGATCTTAAATTTTATGATGTCCTTGATGAGCCGGCGTCCTATCCGGTTAAAGGAAAGCCGGACGATTCCGGGGAAATTACCCCGGGTCCGGAAACCGGGAAAACAGTTTCGATAAAACCGGCACCGTATAATCCCCAGGCTGAAGAAATTCCTGTCAAACGCAGCAGAAAACTGGCTACCTGGAATCAGGCCGGGCAGGGCGAAAGCAAAAATGCGTCCCCGGCACCGCCACCTAAAAAAAGAGTTGCGGTAAAAACAGATACAAAAGCCGTTGAAAAACAGGCCGTAAACCAATTTGCTTCCAAGGTTTTAAAATCAAAAGTCCAAACGGGTAAGCAAACAACTGCGGTCCCCAAAGAGATCAGGCCGGATAACGGGAAAAAACCGGCACCCACTCCGGCCCATGGAGCATACACCATTCAGGTTGCATCATATAAGACTTTAGATGATGCCCTGGCCCAGATGGTTATTTTGGATAAAAAGGGGATTGCCGCCTACCGGGCCAGTGTAAAGATTAACGGGAAGACCTGGTACCGGGTAAGGGTCGGGACTTTTGCCGATTACAAAGGGGCCCGGGCCCGGCTGGACAAGCTTGCCGGTTCAGGTGTTACCGGCATTGTTATTAAAAAGGAATAA
- the gatC gene encoding Asp-tRNA(Asn)/Glu-tRNA(Gln) amidotransferase subunit GatC: MKISQQEVEKMAHLARLDVDDELKETLAGQLSDILDYIDTLKDVDVDGVTPVSGAAFMNNVLREDIQEPSPGPDVTLANAPERDQDFFVVPRVVK; the protein is encoded by the coding sequence ATGAAAATATCACAGCAGGAAGTGGAAAAAATGGCCCATCTGGCCCGGCTGGATGTGGATGATGAACTCAAGGAGACCCTGGCAGGACAGCTTAGTGATATCCTTGACTATATTGATACCCTCAAGGATGTGGATGTTGACGGGGTAACACCGGTATCCGGTGCGGCGTTTATGAACAATGTGCTCAGGGAAGATATACAGGAACCGTCCCCGGGCCCGGATGTGACCCTGGCCAATGCACCGGAACGTGACCAGGACTTCTTTGTGGTACCAAGAGTAGTAAAGTAG